tatctactacagactgttatgggggatatatctactacagactgttatgggatatatctactacagactgttatgggatatatctactacagactgttatgggatatatctactacagactgttatggggatatatctacatttacatttacatttaagtaatttagcagactgttatggggatatatctactacagactgttatgggatatatctactacagactgttatggggatatatctactacagactgttatgggatatatctactacagactgttatggggatatatctactacagactgttatggggatatatctactacagactgttatgggatatatctactacagactgttatggggatatatctactacagactgttatgggatatatctactacagactgttatggggatatatctactacagactgttatggggatatatctactacagactgttatggggatatatctactacagactgttatgggatatatctactacagactgttatgggatatatctactacagactgttatggggatatatctactacagactgttatcggggatatatctactacagactgttatgggggatatatctactacagactgttatgggatatatctactacagactgttatggggatatatctactacagactgttatggggatatatctactacagactgttatgggatatatctactacagactgttatgggatatatctactacagactgttatgggatatatctactacagactgttatggggatatatctactacagactgttatggggatatatctactacagactgttatgggatatatctactacagactgttatgggggtatatctactacagactgttatggggatatatctactacagactgttatgggatatatctactacagactgttatgggggatatatctactacagactgttatgggatatatctactacagactgttatgggatatatctactacagactgttatggggatatatctactacagactgttatgggatatatctactacagactgttatgggatatatctactacagactgttatgggggatatatctactacagactgttatgggggatatatctactacagactgttatgggatatatctactacagactgttatgggggatatatctactacagactgttatgggatatatctactacagactgttatgggatatatctactacagactgttatggggatatatctactacagactgttatgggatatattattactacagactgttatgggggatatatctactacagactgttatgggatatatctactacagactgttatgggatatatctactacagactgttatggggatatatctactacagactgttatggggggatatatctactacagactgttatgggatatatctactacagactgttatggggggatatatctactacagactgttatggggggatatatctactacataATAAGGGGGGTCAgtcagtacataaacacactgactagaccagactattatatacagtacataaacacactgactagaccagtacataaacacctaaccctaacactagaCCAGTAcataacacctaaccctaacctgagaccagtacataaacacctaaccctaacactagaccagtacataaacacctaaccctaaccctggaccagtacataaacacctaaccctagaccagtacataaacacctaacctaaccctagaccagtacataaacacctaaccctagaccagtacataaacacctaacctaaccctagacCAGTACATAAACACCTAACCCTAGACCAGTACATAAACACCTAACGCTAACCCTAGACCAGTACATAAAACCTAACCCTTGgaccagtacataaacacactgactagaccagtacataaacacctaaccctaacaatagaccagtacataaacacctaaccctaaccctagaccagtacataaacacctaaccctaaccctagaccagTACATAAACACCTAACCCTAGACCAGTACATAAGCACCTAACCCTAGACCAGTACATAAACATCTAACCCTAGACCAGTACataaacacctaaccctaaccctagaccagTACATAAACACCTAACCCTAGACCAGTACATAAGCACCTAACCCTagaccagtacataaacacactgacgagaccagtacataaacacctaaccctaaccttagaccagtacataaacacctaaccctaaccctagaccagtacataaacacctaaacctaaccctagaccagtacataaacacctaaccctaaccatagaccagtacataaacacctaaccctaaccctagaccagtacataaacacctaaccctaaccctagaccagtacataaacacctaaccctaaccctagaccagtacataaacacctaaccctagaccagtacataaacacctaaccctaaccctagaccagTACATAATCACCTAACCCTAGACCAGTACataaacacctaaccctaaccctagaccagtacataaacacctaaccctagaccagtacataaacacctaaccctagaccagtacataaacacctaaccctaaccctagaccagTACATAAACACCTAACCCTAGACCAGTACATAAACACCTAACCCTGGACCAGTACATAATCATGATAAAACCTGGATGTAAAAATGTTATcagggccgtgtgtgtgtgtgtgtgtgtgtgtgtgtgtgtgtgtgtgtgtgtgtgtgtgtgtgtgtgtgtgtgtgtgtgtgtgtgtgtgtgtgtgtgtgtgtgtgtgtgtgtgtgtgtccagtattccCTGCTCTGGTACAGACCCTGAACACAGGTCTCCATGTGATGGTGATAGTCTTCCTGTTGGTGGCCGTGGGGTTTACTCTGGTCAGCCTCTCATTCTCTATCTACAACGCACGCAAGGTAGGGGCTCTGTGGTGACCATGATGTGTTTTTGGTTTTATAGTGtatatctgtttgtgtgtgtgtggtgttatagtgtatatctctgtgtggtgttatagtgtatatctgtgtgtgtgtgtggtgttatagtgtatatctctgtgtggtgttatagtgtatatctgtttgtgtgtgtgtgtgtgtggtgttatagtgtatatctctgtgtggtgttatagtgtatatctctgtgtggtgttatagtgtatatctctgtgtggtgttatagtgtatatctctgtgtggtgttatagtgtatatctctgtgtgtgtgtgtgtgtgtgtgtgtgtgtgtttgtgtgtgtatcaggTTCCCTACCAGAGCATTAAAGGTCCCACTGGACTCTACATCTGGAACACCatagcaggtacacacacacacacacacacacacacacacacacacacacacacacacacacacacacacacacacaccactacacacacacacacacacacacacacacacacacacacacacacacacacacacacacacacacacacacaccactacacacacacacacacacacacacacacacacacacacacacacacacacacacacacacacacacacaccactaaacacacacacaccactacacacacacacacacacacacacacacacacacacacacacacacacacacacacacacacacacaccactaaacacacacacaccacttactATCTTGGGTGAATGTTCCTTGTGTcattgtggggactaccttggtattgtggggactaccttggtaatgtggggactaccttggtaatgtggggactaccttggtattgtggggactaccttggtaatgtggggactaccttggtaatgtggggactaccttggtaatgtggggactaccttggtattgtggggactaccttggtaatgtggggactaccttggtattgtggggactaccttggtaatgtggggactaccttggtaatgtgggacTACcctggtaatgtggggactaccttggtattgtggggactaccttggtaatgtggggactaccttggtattgtggggactaccttggtattgtggggactaccttggtattgtggagactaccttggtaatgtggggactaccttggtaatgtggggactaccttggttttgtggggactaccttggtattgtggggactaccttggtattgtggggactaccttggtattgtggagactaccttggtaatgtggggactaccttggtaatgtggggactaccttggtaatgtggggactaccttggtaatgtggggactaccttggtaatgtggggactaccttggtattgtggggactaccttggtattgtggggactaccttggtattgtggagactaccttggtaatgtggggactaccttggtaatgtggggactaccttggtaatgtggggactaccttggtattgtggggactaccttggtattgtGGGGACGACCTTGGTATTGTGGGGACGACCTTGGTATTGTGgagactaccttggtaatgtggggactaccttggtaatgtgggacTACcctggtaatgtggggactaccttggtattgtggggactaccttggtaatgtggggactaccttggtaatgtggggactaccttggtaatgtggggactaccttggtaatgtggggactaccttggtaatgtggggactaccttggtaatgtggggactaccttggtaatgtggggactaccttggtaatgtgggactaccttggtaatgtgggactaccttggtaatgtggggactaacTTGGTAAtatggggactaccttggtaatgtggggactaacttggtaatgtggggactaccttggtaatgtggggactaccttggtaatgtggggactaccttggtattgtggggactaccttggtaatgtggggactaccttggtaatgtggggactaccttggtaatgtggggactaccttggtattgtggggactaccttggtaatgtggggactaccttggtaatgtggggactaccttggtaatgtggggactaccttggtaatgtggggactaccttggtattgtggggactaccttggtaatgtggggactaccttggtattgtggggactaccttggtattgtggggactaccttggtaatgtggggactaccttggtaatgtggggactaccttggtaatgtggggactaccttggtaatgtggggactaccttggtaatgacCCAGGAGGATGGTAATACACATCACACACCACCTGACACCATCTcttatctcctcccctctcttctctcccatctcctctcctctcctctcctcccgtctcctcctctccaaccactcttctctcccatctctcctctcctctcctctcctctcctctcctctcctctcctcccgtctcctcctctccaaccactctTCTCtccaatctcctctcctctcctctcctctccaacctctcttcTCTGCCATCTCCTAAtcctacctctcttctctcccatctcctcctctcctctcctacctctcctctcctctcctctcctctcctctacctctctcctctccctctcctctcctctcctctcctctcctctcctctcccctctcctctccctctccctctccctctctcctctcctctctctctcctctcctcttctctcttctctctcctcccctctcttctcttctctcccatctcctctccaacctctcttctctgccatctcctcctgtcctacctctcttctctcccatctcctcctctcctctcctctcctctccaacctctcttctctcccatcctctcctctccatcctctcttctctccaatctcctctcctctcctcctctcctctccctctcctctcctctcctctcctctcctctcctctcctctcctctcctctcctctcctctcctctcctctcttctctcctcccctctcttcctcttctctcccatctcctctcaacctctcttctctgccatctcctcctctcctacctctcttctctcccatctcctcctctcctctcctctcctctctcctctcctctcctcctcctctcctcctctcctctcttctctctcctctcctctcctctcctctcctctctctctcctctccctctcctctcctctcccctctccctctcctctcctctcctctcctctcctctccctccctctcctctcctctctccctctcctctcctctcctctcctctcctctctcctctcctctcctctcctctccctcctctcctctcctctcctctcctctcctctcctctcctctcctctcctctcctctcctctcctcctctcctctcctctccctctcctctcctctcctctctcctctcctctcctctcctctcctctcctcccctctcctcccctctccctctcctccctctcctctcctctcctctcctctccctctctctcctctcctctcctctcccatctcctcctctcctctctcctctccctctccctctcctctcctccaggggtGTTTGGGTCGTTAGCCGTCCTGTGTTTCTTAGCAGCTGTCAGACATCATCGGTTAACGGAACGTGTCTCTAACTACCAGGAGACTCTTTTCCATTTCTCCATTCTGGATGAGCGACTGGATTGGTCCTTCTGGCTGGGCGTGGCCAGCGTCGCTACgcacggtgtggtgtgtgttgtcgTGGCAATGAGCCGGATCAAACTACCCAAACCACAGAACAAGAAACAGTCCAAGCAGCCAACTGTCACCGCTGAAGTCCTcatgtactgacacacacacacacacacacacatacacacacacacacacacacacacacacacacacacacacacacacacacacacacacacacacacacacacacacacacacacacacacacacacacacacacatacacacatacacacaaacacacacacacaaaactgtaatctacacacactgggtctatctactgtcatagaaactgtaatctacactgggtctatctatCCAGAAAGCCTGCTGTAATCTACACgacactgggtctatctactgtctatagaaactgtaatctacactgggtctatctactgtctatagaaactgtaatctacactacactgggtctatctactgtctatagaaactgtaatctacactgggtctatctactgtctatagaaactgtaatctacactgggtctatctactgtctatagaaactgtaatctacactgggtctatctactgtctatagaaactgtaatctacactgggtctatctactgtctatagaaactgtaatctacactacactgggtctatctactgtctatagaaactgtaatctacactgggtctatctactgtctatagaaactgtaatctacactggg
This sequence is a window from Oncorhynchus keta strain PuntledgeMale-10-30-2019 unplaced genomic scaffold, Oket_V2 Un_contig_19177_pilon_pilon, whole genome shotgun sequence. Protein-coding genes within it:
- the LOC127920364 gene encoding clarin-2-like, which gives rise to MVIVFLLVAVGFTLVSLSFSIYNARKVPYQSIKGPTGLYIWNTIAGVFGSLAVLCFLAAVRHHRLTERVSNYQETLFHFSILDERLDWSFWLGVASVATHGVVCVVVAMSRIKLPKPQNKKQSKQPTVTAEVLMY